A window of Streptomyces marispadix contains these coding sequences:
- a CDS encoding UDP-N-acetylmuramoyl-L-alanyl-D-glutamate--2,6-diaminopimelate ligase, whose translation MPGVRDGHDRPDAAPPSRPSLRRAAPAPGTLTAVPQADQNSLSPSAEGRTEPGSTETATGTTTDVASGPPRPAHVRPVPLAELARRLNTAAPQGAEEAQATGITHDSRAVRPGDVYAALPGARFHGADFASQAASLGAVAVLTDPAGTERSADAGLPVLTVPDPRARMGALAAAIYGEPGRDLLQIGITGTSGKTTTAYLVDGGLRKAAEKAGELTGLIGTVESRIGDERLKSERTTPEATDLQALFAVMRERGVSSVAMEVSSHALVLGRVDGCVFDVAVFNNLSPEHLDFHPDMEDYFRAKRQLFTRARSRAGVVNFDDEYGQRLIEESEVPVTTFSAEGHPDADWRAEAVEVGPLGSTFTAVGPKDESVRATAPIAGPFNVANALAALTALVTAGIDLQTAADGIASVPGVPGRLERVDAGQDFLAIVDYAHKPDAVESVLFAIRKVTEGRVHAVLGCGGDRDPHKRTAMGSALARLSDTAVLTSDNPRTEDPLAILATMLAGAAEVPAYDRGTVLLEEDRAAAIRLAVDRAEPGDTVIVLGKGHEQGQDIAGVVRPFDDTLVLREAVRHKQEAAGSTPTQGTDAEDR comes from the coding sequence ATACCAGGGGTACGGGACGGGCACGACCGGCCGGACGCGGCCCCTCCGTCACGCCCCTCGCTTCGCCGCGCGGCCCCCGCGCCCGGTACGCTCACCGCCGTGCCACAAGCTGATCAGAACTCCCTCTCGCCCTCGGCGGAGGGTCGCACAGAGCCCGGCTCCACGGAGACGGCCACCGGGACGACCACCGATGTCGCCTCGGGACCGCCGAGGCCCGCGCACGTACGGCCCGTCCCGCTCGCGGAGCTGGCACGCCGGCTGAACACCGCCGCCCCACAGGGCGCGGAGGAGGCCCAGGCGACCGGCATCACACACGACTCGCGTGCCGTACGTCCCGGCGACGTCTACGCCGCTCTGCCCGGTGCCCGCTTCCACGGCGCCGACTTCGCCTCGCAGGCCGCCTCACTGGGGGCCGTGGCCGTGCTGACCGACCCGGCCGGCACCGAACGCTCCGCGGACGCCGGGCTGCCGGTCCTCACGGTGCCCGACCCCCGCGCCCGCATGGGAGCGCTGGCCGCCGCGATCTACGGCGAGCCCGGCAGGGACCTGCTCCAGATCGGCATCACCGGCACCTCCGGCAAGACCACCACCGCGTACCTGGTCGACGGCGGGCTGCGCAAGGCCGCCGAGAAGGCGGGCGAACTGACGGGCCTGATCGGCACGGTCGAGTCCCGCATCGGCGACGAGCGGCTGAAGTCCGAGCGCACCACGCCCGAGGCGACCGACCTCCAGGCGCTCTTCGCCGTGATGCGGGAGCGCGGAGTGTCGTCGGTGGCGATGGAGGTCTCCAGCCACGCCCTGGTGCTGGGCCGCGTCGACGGATGCGTCTTCGACGTCGCCGTCTTCAACAACCTCAGCCCCGAACACCTGGACTTCCACCCGGACATGGAGGACTACTTCCGGGCGAAGCGGCAGCTCTTCACACGTGCCAGATCCCGTGCGGGCGTGGTCAACTTCGACGACGAGTACGGGCAGCGGCTCATCGAGGAGTCCGAGGTGCCCGTGACGACCTTCTCCGCGGAGGGCCACCCCGACGCCGACTGGCGTGCCGAGGCCGTCGAAGTGGGCCCGCTCGGCTCGACGTTCACCGCCGTGGGCCCCAAGGACGAGTCCGTACGGGCCACCGCCCCCATCGCAGGGCCGTTCAACGTCGCCAACGCGCTCGCCGCGCTCACCGCCCTCGTCACCGCGGGCATCGACTTGCAGACGGCCGCCGACGGCATCGCGTCGGTGCCCGGTGTCCCCGGCCGGCTGGAGCGCGTGGACGCCGGGCAGGACTTCCTCGCCATCGTCGACTACGCACACAAGCCCGACGCCGTCGAGTCCGTCCTGTTCGCGATCCGCAAGGTCACCGAGGGCCGTGTGCACGCCGTACTGGGCTGCGGCGGCGACCGCGACCCGCACAAACGCACCGCCATGGGCTCGGCGCTCGCGCGCCTGTCCGACACCGCGGTGCTCACCTCCGACAACCCCCGCACGGAGGACCCGCTCGCGATCCTCGCCACGATGCTCGCCGGTGCCGCCGAGGTGCCCGCCTACGACCGCGGGACGGTTCTGCTGGAAGAGGACAGAGCCGCCGCGATCCGTCTCGCGGTCGACCGTGCCGAACCGGGCGACACCGTGATCGTCCTCGGCAAGGGACATGAGCAGGGGCAGGACATCGCGGGGGTCGTAAGACCGTTCGACGACACCCTCGTGCTGCGTGAAGCCGTCCGGCACAAGCAGGAAGCGGCTGGCAGCACCCCGACCCAAGGGACAGACGCCGAAGACCGATGA
- a CDS encoding UDP-N-acetylmuramoyl-tripeptide--D-alanyl-D-alanine ligase gives MIPLSLADIAAVVDGQQSDIPDPEAQVTGPVVIDSRKVAEGGLFAAFAGERADGHDFAQGAVEAGAVAVLATRPVGVSAIVVDDVTRALGALARHSVARLGTQVVALTGSAGKTSTKDLIAQLLERLGPTVWTPGSLNNEIGLPLTALRAEAGTRHLVLEMGARGVGHIRYLTQLTPPRIGVVLNVGTAHIGEFGGREQIALAKGELVESLPEAAPDGEDGGAGGAGGVAVLNADDPFVRAMSERTRARVLLFGEAEEAHVRAENVRLTDRGQPTFTLRTPTGCGDVTLRLYGEHHVSNALAAAAVAHELGMPAGDIATALSAASTLSRWRMEVTERADGVTVVNDAYNANPESTRAALRALAAMGRGRRTWAVLGEMAELGDESLAEHDAVGRLAVRLNVSKLVAVGGQEAVWLDMGAKNEGSWGEESVHVSDAEAAVELLRSELRPGDVVLVKASRSVGLERVADALTESGTNEGEVAARWV, from the coding sequence ATGATCCCCCTATCACTCGCCGATATCGCCGCTGTCGTCGACGGACAGCAGAGCGACATACCGGACCCGGAAGCCCAGGTCACAGGACCCGTCGTCATCGACTCCCGAAAAGTGGCCGAGGGCGGTCTCTTCGCCGCCTTCGCCGGGGAGCGCGCCGACGGGCACGACTTCGCACAAGGAGCCGTCGAGGCCGGTGCCGTGGCCGTGCTGGCCACCAGGCCTGTGGGCGTGTCGGCCATCGTCGTCGACGACGTGACCCGCGCCCTCGGCGCCCTCGCCCGGCACTCGGTCGCCCGGCTGGGCACCCAGGTCGTCGCGCTCACCGGCTCCGCAGGGAAGACCAGCACCAAGGACCTCATCGCCCAGTTGCTGGAGCGTCTCGGGCCCACGGTGTGGACGCCGGGCTCGCTCAACAACGAGATCGGGCTGCCGCTGACCGCCCTTCGCGCCGAGGCCGGCACCCGCCATCTCGTGCTGGAGATGGGCGCACGCGGCGTCGGCCACATCCGCTACCTCACGCAGCTCACGCCGCCGCGCATCGGCGTCGTGCTCAACGTGGGCACGGCGCACATCGGCGAGTTCGGCGGCCGGGAGCAGATCGCCCTGGCCAAGGGCGAGTTGGTGGAGTCGCTGCCCGAGGCGGCGCCGGACGGCGAGGACGGCGGTGCCGGAGGCGCGGGAGGCGTCGCCGTGCTCAACGCCGACGACCCCTTCGTAAGGGCCATGAGCGAGCGCACCCGGGCCCGTGTCCTGCTGTTCGGGGAGGCGGAGGAAGCCCACGTACGTGCCGAGAATGTCCGGCTCACGGACCGGGGTCAGCCCACTTTCACGCTACGAACACCGACCGGGTGCGGTGACGTGACCCTGCGCCTGTACGGTGAGCACCACGTGTCGAACGCGCTCGCCGCGGCGGCCGTCGCCCACGAACTGGGCATGCCCGCCGGGGACATCGCCACCGCGCTCTCCGCCGCGAGCACGCTCTCGCGTTGGCGGATGGAGGTCACCGAGCGCGCCGATGGAGTCACGGTCGTCAATGACGCCTACAACGCCAACCCCGAGTCGACACGGGCCGCGCTCCGCGCGCTGGCCGCGATGGGTCGGGGCCGGCGGACCTGGGCGGTGCTCGGTGAGATGGCCGAGCTCGGCGACGAGTCGCTTGCCGAGCACGACGCGGTCGGACGGCTCGCCGTCCGGCTCAACGTCAGCAAGCTCGTGGCGGTTGGTGGCCAGGAGGCCGTCTGGCTGGACATGGGCGCGAAGAACGAGGGTTCGTGGGGTGAGGAGTCGGTGCACGTGTCCGACGCTGAGGCGGCGGTCGAGCTCTTGCGGAGCGAACTGCGCCCGGGGGATGTCGTACTGGTGAAGGCTTCCCGTTCGGTGGGTCTGGAGCGCGTCGCGGACGCGCTCACGGAGTCCGGGACCAACGAGGGTGAGGTCGCCGCCCGATGGGTATGA
- the mraY gene encoding phospho-N-acetylmuramoyl-pentapeptide-transferase, with translation MSQILFSGVIGLFLSLVGTPLLIKLLASRGYGQFIRDDGPQNHHSKRGTPTMGGIAFILATVAAYALTKLLTGSQPSFSGVLVLFLFAGMGLVGFLDDYIKIVKQRSLGLRAKAKMAGQLIVGTAFAVLSLNFANLRLLTPASTKLSFTQDFGWSMGPVIFVIWALFMILAMSNGVNLTDGLDGLATGASVMVFGAYVFICVWEYQESCANPFTAGPGCYEVRDPLDLAVVAAALMGACFGFLWWNTSPAKIFMGDTGSLALGGALAGLAICSRTELLLAILGGLFVLITMSVVIQVGSFRLTGKRVFKMAPLQHHFELKGWSEVLVVVRFWIIQGMCAILGVGIFYAGWAASK, from the coding sequence ATGAGCCAGATCCTCTTCTCCGGAGTCATCGGACTCTTCCTGTCCCTGGTGGGGACGCCGCTGCTGATCAAGCTGCTCGCGAGCAGGGGTTACGGGCAGTTCATCCGTGACGACGGTCCGCAGAACCACCACAGCAAGCGCGGCACCCCCACGATGGGCGGCATCGCCTTCATCCTGGCCACGGTCGCCGCGTACGCGCTCACCAAGCTGCTGACCGGCAGCCAGCCGAGCTTCTCCGGCGTACTGGTGCTGTTCCTCTTCGCCGGTATGGGTCTGGTCGGCTTCCTCGACGACTACATCAAGATCGTCAAGCAGCGCAGCCTCGGTCTGCGGGCCAAGGCGAAGATGGCGGGGCAGCTCATCGTCGGCACGGCGTTCGCCGTCCTGTCGCTGAACTTCGCCAACCTCCGTCTGCTGACGCCCGCTTCGACCAAGCTCTCCTTCACCCAGGACTTCGGCTGGTCGATGGGCCCGGTCATCTTCGTGATCTGGGCGCTGTTCATGATCCTCGCCATGTCCAACGGCGTTAATCTGACGGACGGTCTGGACGGCCTGGCGACGGGCGCATCCGTGATGGTCTTCGGCGCGTACGTCTTCATCTGCGTCTGGGAGTACCAGGAGTCCTGCGCCAACCCCTTCACGGCGGGCCCGGGTTGCTACGAGGTGCGCGACCCGCTCGATCTGGCGGTCGTCGCCGCCGCGCTGATGGGCGCCTGCTTCGGCTTCCTGTGGTGGAACACCTCGCCCGCCAAGATCTTCATGGGCGACACCGGTTCGCTCGCGCTCGGCGGCGCGCTCGCCGGTCTCGCCATCTGCTCCCGTACGGAGCTGCTGCTGGCGATCCTCGGCGGGCTCTTCGTCCTGATCACCATGTCCGTCGTCATCCAGGTCGGCTCGTTCCGGCTCACGGGCAAGCGCGTGTTCAAGATGGCGCCGTTGCAGCACCACTTCGAACTCAAAGGCTGGTCCGAGGTGCTGGTCGTGGTCCGTTTCTGGATCATCCAGGGCATGTGCGCGATCCTCGGCGTCGGCATCTTCTACGCAGGGTGGGCGGCCAGCAAGTGA